From the Limanda limanda chromosome 7, fLimLim1.1, whole genome shotgun sequence genome, the window CTCCCTCTGCACAGTCTGTTATCTCTGCCATCCTCACACAGAAGCTCCTCAACACTGGTTCTGTCCAATTCTCACTGGAACCAATCCGCCCGCCACCTGCTCTGGGACTCAGAGACGAGCGGGACGTCTTCCTGTGTTTGCTTCTGAGGACGAGAGAGTGTCTGAGCTGAGCTGTGTGACGGGGGAAGCAGCTTTTTTGGGGGTCTCCGAACACCCCCCCGCTGTAAAGAGGCACATCACAGTTACAGCATGTGTGGTGCTTGACGAGGCCAGTGTGTCTTCCGTGCTTGGCTCGATTTCGTGTTCGTTAATAGCCTCCCCCCCCCTGTGACCAAACCCAAccatatttcagtctggactcGAGCCCCTTGTTATTCTGGAGGATGAGTGTGATGAAGCCCAGCGTGCAGCTCGCATGCAGCCATCTGCTCCCTCTCATCCGCTCGCCAGGCAAGAGTTATGTTTGCATTAAAGCACCGCGGCTCCTCCGCTAAACCGCTCCGTGTTAACACAACATTGGCAGGTTGTCAGACACAATGCATCTCTGCGTGTGGAAGTCAGTGAGCAAACAACGAGGCCTAATCACGCCGTGCACTGTGTGTACACGTGGACTCATCTCTGCAGAACAGGAGCCTGTCAAACGGGCTGAAGATTAAAATGCAGGACAAACATGAAGCGATAGAAACAGACTTGGCTTCTCTTAGTATTCACGTTCTGTAGGAGCTTCGGCGAGGGCACAGGACTCCTCTGTTATCTCTCTTTTGACATTAGCgcctgttcttttttttattccaggcAAAGAAGGAAATATTGATCTGGAAGGTTCCAGCTGAAACGAACCGTCACAGGAACTCGAAACCAACTCCTTCATCTGCACCTATTCTCTTTTCTAAAAGCAGAATTCTTAATgagaaaatgtcaaatcaaACCGCTTTTGATGTTGTGTAATGTGACAACTAAAGGGAATTCGTGAGCGGTTCCCACGAGAATAACTTCACATTGCATTGAAATATTCATTGCACTGTAACAGTACTTTGTGATAATATAACATCGGATATAACAAATGAATCCATCCGTGTTCCTACTAAGAGATTCAGAATCGCCTGACTGCAGAACAGCACAACTCAAACACGATGGGATCTTAACTGTTTCATTGTTTTCCACTGATGTCGTGTTGTTCCAGTAAAAAGACTCACAACAGCTGATGTTTGCAGCAAAATGGTAAATGGGTGAGTCAACGTCCCGTTTCGGATCACTCGGTCCCGTCAGAGCCTGACAGCCACGCCGCCGATGCCAGTGCTTTACGGTCATTTCCCGAACAATTCAATTCGCTGATtaattaccccccccccttttccgGGGTAAAGGCCCTGGGATGCCAGAGCAAGAACCCGCAGAATGAATCAAACCGCGTTAACGTCTCATGAGTGGCAGTTTGAAGTTGACACTGTGAAAACTCAAATGGCTCCGGAAGCAGATAATGACGgattgtaaatatgtttttttttttgtttttttttatctttgaagTGCAGGTTACACATATTTTCACAtcacaaacatgcaaatgctCGCTGGTGCAGAGTCGAGTGTTTGGACTCATTTGAATAATCTGTTTGATAACATCTAGAAATACCCTCCCTCCGAGAGCCAGGCAGTGAAAACCCACAGTGAGACTAatttttattcatcatcatatttggaaaataaatagCTTCATCTCTTGATAATCACAATGCAACTTTAGACGGCAGCACAGACAGTATTCAAAACAGATTGTGTCGACTCGTCAGGGTCCGTCTGCGTTTTTTTGCAAAAGGGCTCATGTGGAAAAGATTGCATTTGCAAAACTTGGCTGAAAAGCAAGGGACAAATTGAGATTGTTTTTTGGTAACACTGCAATAGATATACATTTTAGAACAATGCACgacactgaggaaacactgctGCATGAACAGTTGTGTGACTTGTCCCTGGTCACACGTTCATCACAGTGTTCATTTTGAAAAGCAGACGGATCGGAGGCTTCACACGACAGAAAAGGGGAAAGGTTAACGCTGACATGTCATGCATAAATAATGACTGTAACAAATGGCAGCAATAAACATGTCCCCTCAATGGCTTGCTTCCTAAATTCCAGCCTTATTCATTAGTCGGCTGTCATCGTTAATAAAACTGTAACAAACTTCATCTTGCGATTGCGAGCGTCCAGAAAAGGAGAGTGAGGATTGTCTTATTAGAAAAAGAATTACACAAATTTACAAAGAACCCTCCCTGAAAAAATATTACAAGTCGATCCTGAAAAAACGTCCCTGCTGGCAAACACGGTATTGATTAAACTCACGGGAATAAGAGACAGAGGACTGATAAACACATCCCGCGTGGTGCTGCGATCAATGTGACCCGCGTGTCGGTGATCTCAGCGTTTCCCTGAAAACACTCCATGTCCTCGTCGTTGTGCTATCGTTAGTCTGTGCTTCATCAGCCCTCTTTGTAAACACGCTCCCACAAACTGCCACAGTCAAACCAGCCTCGGAGCCATCTGGCCGGAATAGAAATCACTCCCACAGAACCACCGTccatctttcctcctccttccctggTAGTGGGAGAAGTTTCTGGTAAACACTTCACATTACACGGACGGAGCAGGAGGGAGCCTGAGAGGAGCAccggtgagagaaagagagagagagagagagagagagagagagaggaatgtgtTTCTGCAGTGTGGCAGAACTCTTCACACCACGTTACAGTCACACCAGAGAGGTTATAAACGAAAacgtgttgttgttgatgtcgCTGACAAAGTTGATTTGGCACTGCTCCAATCTGGCAATATCCCCGAGGTCCAACTCTGACAGTAGCTGAGTCgggtctgtgtttgttgtgaaaatcctctgtttctcccacagctcctccacctccagctttTCATCTCTGTTGTCCTCgtcgtcatcctcctcctcctcctcctctgtgatggAGCCGAGGCGGGTGGCGCTCCCGGGGCTGTCAGCAGGCGGGCGGTAGTGGCACTGCCCGTTCAGCAGCCTCCTCAGTGGCATCAGGGGCACCGCCTCCTctcccagcagctgctgctggcaGTGCCGGAAATCACTCTGCCGCTTCAGCCGCTTGAACTCGCTGAAGGCGGAGGTGGCGTTCTGGTAGAGGCTGTGGGAGATGGCTCGGGCCTTCTCCGACTTGCTGACCAGGACGGCGTGACACCGCAGCACCACGGCCATGTTTTTGACCTGGTGCCGGTAGATCCAGGCCAGGATCTTGGGCCGGGACGGGTCGGCGCTGCAGCAGGTGATTCTGTTCAGGGAGTAAAGATGCTGGGGCTTCTTCTTCCCAGATTTGTCAGCGCTCATCCTGATGCCCTGTGGCCCCACCGATAACCTCATCTTGATACTCTGCTCCCCGTAGTTGCTCCTCGCCCAGATCTTGGCAACGGCCTCCTGCGTGCAGCCGGGTCCCTTGGCCGTGATGGTGACCACACTCCCCAGGTAGCGCACATTGTAAACAGGCTCCTCTTTGTTCAGCTCCACCTTTTGCCGTTTGGTCTGGAAGATGTTGCCCACCCAGTCGAAGGGACAGTCCGGCAGCAGGTCCGGACAGGAGCGCAGCAGCGAGGAGAGGATGGACTGGTAGGTCAGCCCGGTCCCCAGGCTCTTGGGTTTATTCTTGGCTTCATCCTCGACCAGAACAAACTTGTTCTTCCTCCAGGGAAGCATGGTGCGGCAGGAGTTGGAGCGAGTGAGCCCCTCTGCGTTTGCACTCGTCAGCTCAGACACAAAAAGAGTCAGAACACCAGTGTGAGCGAGAGTgggaggaaaaacagagagaagctgctccaCGAAGCACTGAGGAGAGACTGAGAGCTGAGAGCTGAGAGCCCGTCGGTTCCCTtccctcgctcctcctcctcatcctcatcctcctcctcctcatcctcctcctcctcttgctcctctgtTGTCTGCATCATGCAGCGCTGATCAGTGCAGGAGCCTCAGCCCGGCGCTCAGACAGCCTCAACCCCCTCCCTGCTTTGTTGTTTCGTTCCAAATGGCTCCGCACCAACGCATTATTTCTCCGTATCCCTGTATTTATGTTTCTTGTAAAGTCGAGGACGAGAGAACATCGTCACTCTCTCCCAGGGGAAGTACGAGACTTCTTGTTAACTCTGGTATAAAAGTCACTCGAGTCCAAACTGTGAAATTGATTCTTCTTGTTCAGTGTCATGTT encodes:
- the fam43b gene encoding protein FAM43B translates to MLPWRKNKFVLVEDEAKNKPKSLGTGLTYQSILSSLLRSCPDLLPDCPFDWVGNIFQTKRQKVELNKEEPVYNVRYLGSVVTITAKGPGCTQEAVAKIWARSNYGEQSIKMRLSVGPQGIRMSADKSGKKKPQHLYSLNRITCCSADPSRPKILAWIYRHQVKNMAVVLRCHAVLVSKSEKARAISHSLYQNATSAFSEFKRLKRQSDFRHCQQQLLGEEAVPLMPLRRLLNGQCHYRPPADSPGSATRLGSITEEEEEEDDDEDNRDEKLEVEELWEKQRIFTTNTDPTQLLSELDLGDIARLEQCQINFVSDINNNTFSFITSLV